A part of Palaemon carinicauda isolate YSFRI2023 chromosome 8, ASM3689809v2, whole genome shotgun sequence genomic DNA contains:
- the LOC137645200 gene encoding uncharacterized protein gives MNMLFLTGIVHRMLPRGSGLPNRLIMDSSNRRIKCALLNAQSVRNKTTELRELICEQGIDAFAITETWLSATDNLKINELLPDTHKLFHTPRNFGQGGGVGIVLSKTFTNSRIRVVGAFVSFEYLALEFKAYNVQFLFLVVYRPPQLSKATFLEDFSVFLDCFENEKCNVYICGDFNMWLEDYRDTNVKKFIDIMNNMNFVNKVNVFTSRSDHTLDAVFCFAGDNYFMNLMVEPDFSISFYHKLIMFDISVLLPSKLRTKITFRNKRLLDSTVLIDVGVTVIEEKYDEPCGCTDLDSSRNVSVGECVVCLVALYFSVFSKEYDKMCPVVEKDIVIKDSSPWFNAAIREARKKRRLAESRWHKHKTNRNRMLYVEARNEVNRLLRNVKKTYYNEKVTEVRSNIKRLYSVFDELLGKIKRHVLPDGRSELELANEFAEFFESKVACLLCNFTTDVSCPYPYFPDFPFSKFLQFRPVSLGAYKTMFISSGRSYCSSDPFPINEVIDAPNIDRLLQLQLRIVNLSITKSLVPSSEKVAIINPFLKGSLDHQELKSYRPISNLSFLSKMIETSVLDQLSQHLKVIGAIPEDQSAYRKFHSTETALCAVINDLLGFSDDAAEISRPSLGVVLNTMRT, from the coding sequence ATGAACATGCTGTTTTTGACTGGAATTGTCCATCGAATGTTGCCGAGAGGAAGCGGATTGCCCAACAGACTGATCATGGATTCCAGTAATAGAAGAATAAAATGTGCCTTACTGAATGCACAGTCAGTACGCAACAAGACAACTGAATTAAGAGAATTAATCTGTGAACAAGGAATAGATGCGTTCGCTATAACAGAAACATGGCTAAGTGctactgataatttgaaaattaatgaactatTGCCGGACACTCATAAACTTTTTCACACGCCACGTAATTTTGGTCAGGGAGGTGGGGTTGGCATTGTTCTATCCAAAACATTTACAAACTCTAGAATTAGGGTTGTTGGAGCATTTGTGAGTTTTGAGTATTTAGCCTTGGAGTTTAAGGCCTATAAtgtacagtttttatttttagtagtaTATCGTCCTCCTCAGCTAAGCAAGGCTACGTTTTTGGAAGACTTTTCTGTATTCTTGgattgttttgaaaatgaaaaatgtaatgtttatatatgtggaGATTTTAATATGTGGTTAGAGGATTATAGAGATACAAATGTAAAGAAGTTTATTGATATAATGAacaatatgaattttgttaataaGGTGAATGTATTTACCTCTAGGTCAGATCATACTTTAGATGCTGTGTTTTGTTTTGCGGGTGATAATTACTTTATGAATTTGATGGTGGAGCCagatttttctatctctttttaccACAAGCTTATTATGTTTGATATTTCAGTCTTATTACCAAGTAAACTTAGGACTAAAATAACATTTAGGAACAAACGGTTATTAGACTCTACTGTACTAATAGATGTgggtgttactgttattgaagaaaaatatgatgaacccTGTGGATGTACTGACTTAGATAGTAGCAGAAATGTTTCTGTGGGTGAATGTGTGGTCTGTCTTGTTGctttgtatttttctgtattttccaaagaatatgataaaatgtgcCCTGTGGTAGAGAAAGATATTGTCATAAAAGACAGCTCCCCGTGGTTCAATGCTGCTATTAGGGAAGCTAGGAAAAAACGGAGATTGGCAGAGTCACGTTGGCATAAGCATAAAACAAATAGAAATCGAATGTTATATGTGGAAGCTAGGAATGAGGTAAATAgattattaagaaatgtaaaaaagacatattataatgaaaaagtaacTGAGGTTAGGTCCAATATCAAAAGGCTGTATTCTGTGTTCGATGAACTTTTAGGGAAAATTAAGAGGCATGTTTTACCAGACGGGAGGTCTGAGCTTGAATTGGCAAATGAATTTGCTGAATTTTTTGAGTCAAAGGTTGCCTGTTTACTTTGTAACTTCACAACTGATGTCTCTTGCCCCTATCCTTACTTTCCtgattttcctttctcaaagttcttgcagTTTAGGCCAGTTTCACTCGGTGCTTACAAAACTATGTTCATTAGTTCTGGCCGCTCTTATTGCAGTAGCgatccttttccaataaatgaGGTCATCGACGCCCCGAACATAGATAGGTTATTGCAATTGCAGCTTCGAATAGTCAACTTGAGTATTACTAAGAGCTTAGTCCCATCCTCTGAAAAAGTTGCTATCATTAATCCATTTCTTAAAGGGTCCCTTGATCATCAAGAATTGAAATCTTACAGACCAATTTCTAACTTGTCTTTTTTGTCAAAAATGATCGAGACTTCTGTTTTAGATCAACTCAGTCAGCACTTGAAAGTAATTGGAGCTATTCCTGAAGATCAGTCGGCTTATCGAAAATTCCATTCTACTGAAACAGCTCTTTGTGCCGTAATAAATGATTTGTTAGGTTTCTCTGATGACG